The genomic region GGGATTGAAAACGGGAGTTCGTGAATCTGAGGCGTCTTGAATCAGGTAACGAAAATTATCGCCGTTTTTATTGATCATCGCAATATCCCGACCATTATTATTGGAAATATCGAAAACGATCCGTTTGCCATCGGGAGACCAAGAAGGCCGGAAGATTTGCTCCCCATTTTTAAATCGAGTAACTGGGTGAATGGTTCGCTGAGAGGGATTCACGATGACAATATTGTCTGTTCCATCTTTCCCGGTTACACACACTATTTTGTTTTCAACCGGGGACCAATTTGGATTTCTTAATCTTCCACCATGGGTAATTCGAGTTTCTTGTTTGCTTTCCAAATCATAGATAAAAAGTTCAAAATATGTAGAGCCAAATCGATCGTAACGATGTTTTTTAACATAAGCCAACTGTTTGCCTTCAGGTGAAAAAGCAGGTGAATACTGAACATTGCTCTTAATTTCTTGAAATTCCTTTTTGTCAAAATCATATAGAGTCAGGCTGCTAGGACTAAAATGTTCTCGACCTTTATTGCTTACATAAGCTACCTGGTTATTGATCGGTGCCCAAACCGGATAAAAATTGCCAAATCCTTCCTTTTCTATAATTACCCCGCGATTTTCGTTTTTTGAGATTTGTTTTGTGCCATCTTGGTAGACGCATTCAAGGAAATTCTTCCATTCATCATAAATCTTGTCTATCGATTTTCCTAAAACCTTCTTAACCGCGGAGTTGAAATTAATCCTGAGAGGAGATTTCATACCTCTGGTAATTTTTGCAATAGTATCCGATCCATAATTTTCACTGATGTAGTTGACCAGGGAAAAACCTGAATTGTAAACTTGTTCGTTCCCCAGGCTTGTATGTCCGAACGAGGACATTTCATTATAGCTTAGCATTTTATGATCTAAAACTGCGGTACGGAGAATCATATCACGGTGTGTGTCCCAAAAATCATAAGACGTATTTTCAGATTGAAATTGCGCTATACCTTCGGCAAACCAGGGGGGAATAATGGCACCTGCAAATGGAAAGGACACAATTCTATTTGGGAAACCATAAAGAACATCGGGTCTAATTTCTTGCTCGTATCCGATATATTGGAAGTATAGAGCCGGGATATGATCTCCAAATTTTTTGGATTGGTCGAGGGAGATCATATGGGTGAATTCATGAGTGACAACACCCAGGAGCCAGGGATGTGTTCCACGGAGATCAAAATCCATTGGTGTGGCCCAGATTTCGATTTTATTATCGTAGAAATACGCAGCCCCATTTGAATAATCATCATGATCCCGCACTATGAAATGAAAAGGTTTATCGCCTTTATATCCATATAAATCTGTTATGGGGGCGTAGATTTCTTCGGCGATTCGAGCGATTTCCTTAGCAGTCCGTTCAACGCCATTATGAAAGTGAACTTCAAAGTGTTCAGTCTTTATGCTATACCAATCCAATTCCGGATGGTTGAAATCATCCGGCTGGGCCAAAGCCGTATTATCATTCCATGAAATAATTAGTACGATAAACAGAAAGGGTTTTATTAATCGCGACATTATTTTACTACCGCAACTTTAATTATATGAACATCCTGGCTTTTGCCGTCATCTGCCAGTAACCTTGCCATATAAACACCACTTGATACACCAGTTAGTGGCCAGACAACTTCGTTTTCAACATTTGCGGTTCCATTTGTTTCAAGTTTCGTGATTGATTCACCAGCTAAATCATATATCGAAATCGTAATTTGTGCATCTTTTTGTAACAAAAAGCGAAATGTTGTTTGATTCCCTTCGGTGGGATTTGGATAATTATAAGCAAACTGAACGAGTTCATTATTTGGATTTATTACTTGCTCCGGGACAAAGGTATTATTACTACTGCCATTTGCATCAAACCTTGCCTGCAGCCAGGAACCTTCTGTAAGCCAATTGGAAATATCTACTTTTCTGACGTGGAAAAATCCATCGGAATTTGCATCGATCAATTCGATGGTTCCATCGTTATTCAAGTCTGCCAAAGATAGGTTTGGCGTTTCAATACTGCCGCCGCCACTATAAAATAATGTCGAATTTACATTACCTGCCTCATCGATTACGATAATATCATTCTGTCCATTTTTCGCAAAAATATTTCCGCTTGAAGGAGTTAATAAAACGAGGGGAGCGCTATAATATCTTTCAGAATTTTGCAATGGCTGATCCAATTCGACAGGAAAGCCATTCGCAAGTGTGCCATTATGATTGAATACCCAAATGCTTTTTTGAGTGGAAAGTATGATTTCGCCAAAGCCGTCGTGATCGATGTCCGCAAGAACAGGGTAGCCCATAACCGGGTTGTCGAGTTCAAAATCCAAACCATCAATTTCAATCAGCTCAGAAGTAAAGCCATTTATTTTCCTGCCGGAATTCAAAATTAAGGAAGGTGAATTGACGTCGCTCAGATACCCGGAAGTAATACTATTTTGATTCGATTGATCAATGTTAACCTGTTTTTCAGTCAAAATTGAACCTGCCTGGTTTAGCATTAAGAGACTGCTTTCAGTGAGTACTGCCAGATGCGTTTGTCCGGTTGCAATATTCGTTTTACAAAAGGATAATATTTGACTATTTAAATCTTTTTCCCATAATTGCGTGCCGTCGAAAGAAAAAAGGCTCATAGTTTGT from candidate division KSB1 bacterium harbors:
- a CDS encoding PD40 domain-containing protein — its product is MSRLIKPFLFIVLIISWNDNTALAQPDDFNHPELDWYSIKTEHFEVHFHNGVERTAKEIARIAEEIYAPITDLYGYKGDKPFHFIVRDHDDYSNGAAYFYDNKIEIWATPMDFDLRGTHPWLLGVVTHEFTHMISLDQSKKFGDHIPALYFQYIGYEQEIRPDVLYGFPNRIVSFPFAGAIIPPWFAEGIAQFQSENTSYDFWDTHRDMILRTAVLDHKMLSYNEMSSFGHTSLGNEQVYNSGFSLVNYISENYGSDTIAKITRGMKSPLRINFNSAVKKVLGKSIDKIYDEWKNFLECVYQDGTKQISKNENRGVIIEKEGFGNFYPVWAPINNQVAYVSNKGREHFSPSSLTLYDFDKKEFQEIKSNVQYSPAFSPEGKQLAYVKKHRYDRFGSTYFELFIYDLESKQETRITHGGRLRNPNWSPVENKIVCVTGKDGTDNIVIVNPSQRTIHPVTRFKNGEQIFRPSWSPDGKRIVFDISNNNGRDIAMINKNGDNFRYLIQDASDSRTPVFNPIGGSIFFSWDKSGIFNIYELDLESNESTPLTNVIGGAFMPSYHPQRGLAYSLYTSDGYKIAYIADPKKLNEFNYLAKERLPRSTPVTEIAQTNNGNNGNSSIGYNQKNDNPDVEKYKNTYGVLNLFPRVMVDYNTLKLGSYFASSEVLNKYSILGGFVLNRSFDMDLFGIIQYRKFYPTIFVEVYNQTRHTEDNSDKFKYNLLEVDLGLELKLNTTNTIRGMFVYSRYDGKITTQQGNNEVRFSYTYFLGSDFSLEWRHEGVARSRTSVINPRFGRRFTLKYDRLHNKFIKGFEINRKYSTVQEVFKPFNYNQFNFDWSEFFSLPWKHGLEFHVRGGFIDKPVESFFNLFAGGLLGLKGYPYYSIEGRKLLNTSLSYRFKISDNLGVNIPPFQFDKLYAGLFVDFGNAWNEGSIQLDDFKKDVGFQIRVDTFAFYNFPMRLFFDGAYGFDEITNRNFKYGKEWRFYFGFTFDYLD